One stretch of Desulfosoma sp. DNA includes these proteins:
- a CDS encoding glyceraldehyde 3-phosphate dehydrogenase NAD-binding domain-containing protein — MGEQEKMVPQKLGINGLGRIAKLTIWHHVERQYFSELVVNIGREVGRSLEDIAMFIEKDSTYGRLHHFLYGCRASRVIEEINDQEGSMRINGVKTTFLRKHRNPADIGWKEHGVEIVVDATGAFLDPTVPAEDPKGSVRGHLVAGARKVIVSAPFKIKDKSKEMPPDAVTTVMGINDADFDPKRHVIVSHASCTTTCLAYMVKPLLDYFGPMRILSASMATVHAATPSQQVLDRAPKAKADDLRKTRSVFNNIILTTTGAAKALGLVIPEMKEIGFIAESVRVPVTTGSLIILVVLIQDESMKNPINRNLINDIYRKAQSHFPDGYLLYTDEQNVSSDIIGLPRAAAVIEGHETHTRTAAVRFDLNHVLNVCAALSSEQGSAFDVEQVLKKADKTLNAEQQARIIQIPVTQAVIYGWYDNELGSYTNMLGDRTVGIAKMLR; from the coding sequence ATGGGCGAGCAAGAAAAAATGGTCCCTCAGAAGTTGGGTATCAATGGATTGGGTCGCATTGCCAAGCTGACCATCTGGCATCACGTAGAAAGACAGTATTTTTCCGAACTGGTGGTCAATATCGGTCGAGAAGTGGGGCGAAGCCTTGAAGATATCGCCATGTTTATTGAAAAGGACTCCACTTATGGAAGGCTGCATCATTTCTTGTATGGCTGCCGAGCTTCGCGCGTCATCGAGGAAATCAATGACCAAGAAGGATCCATGCGCATCAATGGCGTAAAGACCACTTTTTTGAGAAAGCACAGGAATCCGGCCGATATCGGCTGGAAGGAACATGGCGTGGAAATTGTCGTGGACGCCACGGGAGCTTTTCTGGATCCCACAGTGCCGGCGGAGGATCCTAAGGGGTCGGTAAGAGGTCATCTGGTGGCGGGAGCCCGCAAGGTGATTGTTTCGGCACCGTTTAAAATCAAGGACAAATCCAAAGAGATGCCGCCCGATGCGGTCACGACGGTCATGGGCATCAACGATGCGGACTTTGATCCCAAGCGCCATGTGATCGTCTCCCATGCTTCGTGCACCACCACATGCCTGGCCTACATGGTCAAGCCCCTTCTGGACTATTTCGGTCCCATGCGCATCCTTTCGGCATCCATGGCCACGGTGCATGCGGCAACCCCTTCCCAACAGGTGCTGGATCGAGCTCCCAAGGCCAAGGCAGACGACCTGAGAAAGACTCGGTCCGTGTTCAACAACATTATTCTCACCACGACCGGTGCAGCCAAAGCTTTGGGACTGGTTATTCCGGAAATGAAGGAAATCGGGTTCATCGCCGAATCCGTGCGTGTGCCGGTGACGACAGGATCCTTGATCATTTTGGTGGTCCTTATTCAAGACGAAAGCATGAAAAATCCCATTAACCGAAACCTTATCAATGACATTTACCGAAAGGCTCAGAGCCACTTTCCCGACGGTTACCTCTTGTATACGGACGAACAAAACGTTTCTTCGGACATTATCGGTTTGCCTAGAGCGGCCGCCGTCATTGAGGGCCACGAAACACACACCCGCACGGCCGCCGTGCGCTTCGACCTCAACCACGTGCTCAACGTGTGTGCCGCTTTGTCTTCAGAACAGGGATCGGCTTTTGATGTGGAGCAAGTACTTAAAAAAGCCGATAAAACCCTCAATGCTGAACAGCAAGCCAGAATCATTCAGATTCCTGTGACGCAAGCGGTCATTTACGGATGGTATGATAACGAATTGGGAAGCTACACCAATATGTTGGGGGATCGTACGGTCGGTATTGCCAAGATGCTGCGCTGA
- the gap gene encoding type I glyceraldehyde-3-phosphate dehydrogenase: MAVRVAINGFGRIGRMVFRAIVERGNPLEVAALNDLGSPAELAHLLRYDSVHGTWHRDISSDDENIYVDGKAYKCLKVGDPSQAPWRDLGVDIVLETSGRFRDKAACLKHMDSGARKVILGAPGKGMDATFVMGVNHDQYDPMKHHIVSNASCTTNCLAPIIRVLHDRFGVEHGLMTTIHSYTMDQRLLDALHKDLRRARAAALSMVPTTTGAATAVAEVIPELKGKLDGMAIRVPTPNVSIVDVVCRVETDTTVEAVNQALKEAAEGHMKGILRYVEEELVSVDFNHTTYSSCVDAPLTKVIDKRMVKVLSWYDNEYGYSNRLVDLALHMGKDL; this comes from the coding sequence ATGGCTGTCAGGGTTGCTATCAACGGATTTGGTCGCATCGGTCGCATGGTTTTTCGCGCTATTGTGGAACGCGGCAATCCACTGGAAGTAGCGGCTTTGAACGATTTGGGAAGCCCTGCCGAATTAGCTCATCTGCTGCGTTACGATTCCGTTCACGGCACATGGCATCGAGACATTTCCTCAGACGATGAAAACATTTATGTGGACGGCAAGGCCTACAAATGCCTCAAGGTGGGGGACCCCAGCCAAGCCCCATGGCGAGACTTGGGCGTGGACATTGTGTTGGAAACCAGCGGTCGTTTTCGGGACAAGGCCGCTTGTCTGAAGCACATGGATTCAGGGGCCCGTAAAGTCATCCTGGGGGCTCCCGGCAAGGGCATGGATGCCACCTTTGTCATGGGAGTCAACCATGACCAGTATGATCCCATGAAGCATCACATCGTCTCCAATGCTTCCTGTACCACCAATTGTCTGGCGCCTATCATTCGCGTGCTGCACGACCGGTTCGGCGTCGAACACGGTCTCATGACCACCATCCATTCTTACACCATGGATCAAAGGCTTTTGGACGCGCTCCACAAGGATCTGCGAAGGGCTCGAGCCGCAGCTCTTTCGATGGTGCCCACCACGACGGGAGCGGCCACAGCGGTGGCGGAAGTCATCCCGGAACTCAAAGGAAAATTGGACGGCATGGCCATTCGCGTTCCCACGCCCAATGTGTCCATTGTGGATGTGGTGTGTCGCGTGGAAACGGACACCACGGTGGAAGCCGTCAACCAAGCTCTAAAGGAAGCCGCCGAAGGGCACATGAAGGGCATACTGCGTTACGTGGAAGAAGAATTGGTCTCGGTGGATTTCAACCATACCACCTACTCGTCGTGCGTGGACGCGCCTCTTACCAAGGTTATCGATAAGCGGATGGTCAAGGTGCTCAGCTGGTATGACAACGAATATGGGTATTCCAACCGTCTGGTGGACCTGGCTCTGCACATGGGCAAGGACCTGTAA
- a CDS encoding phosphoglycerate kinase encodes MKTLDHVDVSGKRVFIRVDFNVPLDKKDGRVADDARIHAILPTLKKVMDAGGKAVLASHLGRPKGKVVPEMSLAPVARHLSGILGREVSLAPDCVGPEVQAMVRDVPFGGVLLLENLRFHPEEEKNDPNFSKELASLADVYVNDAFAVSHRAHASVHGITEYVAVCAAGYQLAKEVEYFKKSVETPERPLAVVIGGAKVSTKIGVLENLIPKVDLLVIGGAMANTFLKAQGYGVGKSMVEEEYVDKATELLQLAKDRGVRVLLPMDVVVAPALESGAQAQTVNLNAVPEDAAIYDVGERTLETVKEALKTCATIVWNGPLGAFETPPFERGTFALAEFLGSTKALTVIGGGDSASAVKQAGVAQKVSYVSTGGGAFLEMMEGKILPGIEALEACMGKE; translated from the coding sequence ATGAAAACATTGGATCACGTGGACGTTTCGGGAAAGCGTGTGTTTATCCGCGTGGATTTTAATGTGCCTTTGGACAAAAAGGACGGCCGAGTTGCCGATGATGCTCGAATCCACGCTATTTTGCCCACCCTGAAAAAAGTGATGGATGCCGGGGGTAAGGCCGTTTTGGCGTCCCATTTGGGCAGACCCAAGGGTAAAGTGGTGCCGGAGATGAGCTTAGCACCTGTGGCAAGGCATCTTTCGGGCATATTGGGCCGAGAAGTTTCTTTGGCTCCCGATTGTGTGGGGCCCGAGGTCCAGGCCATGGTGCGAGATGTGCCTTTTGGAGGAGTTCTCCTTCTTGAAAACCTAAGGTTCCACCCCGAAGAAGAAAAAAACGATCCGAACTTTTCCAAGGAACTTGCGTCTCTTGCCGATGTGTACGTCAATGACGCTTTTGCCGTCTCTCATCGCGCCCATGCTTCCGTGCATGGCATTACCGAATACGTGGCGGTGTGCGCGGCGGGCTATCAGCTGGCCAAGGAAGTGGAATATTTCAAGAAGTCCGTAGAAACGCCTGAGCGTCCTCTGGCTGTGGTGATAGGGGGCGCCAAGGTTTCCACCAAGATCGGAGTGCTGGAAAACCTTATTCCCAAAGTGGATCTTCTCGTGATCGGTGGGGCCATGGCCAACACCTTTCTCAAGGCGCAGGGCTACGGCGTGGGAAAATCCATGGTGGAAGAGGAATATGTCGACAAAGCGACGGAACTCTTGCAACTGGCCAAAGATCGCGGTGTTCGTGTGCTTCTGCCTATGGATGTGGTGGTCGCTCCAGCTTTGGAATCGGGAGCCCAGGCTCAAACCGTGAATTTAAATGCCGTCCCTGAAGACGCCGCCATCTATGATGTGGGGGAACGCACTCTCGAGACTGTCAAGGAAGCTCTGAAAACATGTGCGACCATCGTTTGGAACGGTCCTCTCGGTGCTTTTGAAACTCCGCCTTTTGAAAGGGGAACCTTTGCTCTCGCGGAATTCTTGGGGTCGACCAAGGCCCTGACGGTGATCGGTGGAGGGGATTCCGCCAGCGCGGTCAAACAGGCTGGTGTGGCTCAGAAAGTCAGTTATGTTTCCACAGGAGGCGGCGCCTTTTTAGAAATGATGGAAGGAAAGATCCTGCCTGGTATCGAAGCCTTGGAAGCTTGCATGGGTAAGGAGTAG
- the tpiA gene encoding triose-phosphate isomerase, with product MGTNARLPLMAANWKMHLSVAEAVSFVAKLHEAVGSPEDREVLIAPPFTHLWPLREAMKAAGFSLAAQNCHWEPKGAFTGEVSLGMILETGCRYVIVGHSERRHIFGESDAWIGLKTAAALAQGVVPILCIGEKIEEREAGLTVEVLRRQLSTALEKVHLQASSRLVIAYEPVWAIGTGKTATPEQAQEAHAFVRQWLEERFDKAVANGMRILYGGSVKPDNVDHLMAQPDIDGALVGGASLEVGSFARIVQFTRSVRSG from the coding sequence ATGGGTACGAATGCGCGCCTACCTCTTATGGCGGCCAACTGGAAAATGCATTTGAGCGTGGCGGAAGCGGTCTCCTTTGTCGCCAAGCTTCATGAAGCCGTGGGAAGTCCCGAGGATCGCGAGGTGCTCATCGCTCCGCCGTTCACTCATCTTTGGCCGTTACGGGAAGCCATGAAAGCGGCCGGATTTTCTTTAGCCGCCCAAAACTGCCACTGGGAACCCAAGGGAGCTTTCACCGGCGAAGTGTCTCTGGGAATGATACTGGAAACGGGATGCCGCTACGTCATTGTGGGACATTCGGAAAGGAGGCACATTTTCGGAGAATCCGATGCCTGGATCGGTTTAAAAACCGCAGCGGCTCTAGCGCAAGGGGTGGTGCCCATATTGTGTATCGGTGAAAAGATCGAAGAGCGGGAAGCGGGATTAACGGTGGAGGTGCTGCGCCGTCAGTTGAGCACGGCTCTGGAAAAGGTCCATTTGCAGGCTTCGAGCCGGTTGGTCATAGCCTATGAACCGGTTTGGGCCATCGGCACAGGCAAGACGGCAACACCCGAACAGGCTCAGGAAGCCCATGCTTTTGTTCGACAATGGCTGGAAGAACGCTTTGACAAAGCGGTTGCAAACGGTATGCGAATATTGTATGGAGGCTCGGTCAAGCCGGACAATGTGGACCATCTCATGGCTCAGCCCGATATTGACGGGGCCTTGGTTGGAGGAGCGAGCCTGGAGGTGGGTTCCTTTGCCCGAATTGTTCAATTCACAAGGAGTGTGAGAAGCGGCTGA
- the secG gene encoding preprotein translocase subunit SecG has translation MQAILITFHILACLALIFIVLLQTGRGAEIGAVFGGSSQTLFGSTGGTTFLGKLTTLAAVVFMITCLGLTYMSGQVHTKSVMDKAPVKEQPLLPEAKPVQPAPAPITVETKPVTPEQEAGQPSPGPVPEAPGSQQPATESGTQGKSAQ, from the coding sequence ATGCAAGCAATCCTGATCACGTTTCATATTTTGGCCTGTCTGGCCCTGATCTTCATCGTGCTGTTGCAGACGGGCCGCGGGGCCGAAATCGGTGCCGTCTTTGGGGGAAGTTCCCAGACCCTGTTCGGCAGCACAGGTGGCACAACCTTTCTAGGTAAACTCACGACCTTGGCAGCGGTCGTTTTTATGATCACCTGTCTGGGCTTGACTTACATGTCCGGTCAGGTGCACACCAAATCCGTCATGGACAAGGCGCCTGTCAAGGAACAGCCGTTGTTGCCGGAAGCGAAGCCCGTGCAGCCTGCACCGGCCCCCATCACGGTGGAAACGAAACCGGTGACCCCGGAACAGGAAGCCGGGCAGCCGTCGCCAGGGCCGGTTCCCGAGGCTCCAGGGTCACAACAACCGGCGACCGAATCGGGGACGCAAGGAAAATCCGCTCAATAA